CCAAATCCCTAGCTATTTTGCACTTCAGGCTGTCCAAAGAGCCTATTTGCCTCTTTTATCACACCCTCTTCTCTTTGCTTTTTAAGCTCCTCTGGGCTTTTGCTCTGACTTAACGACATCAGCTCTTTTGCAAAGTCATTTTGCGGCTGAGATAGCGTATTTACCCTAGTTTCAGGCGCAGCAGGCTCGCTTGCTGGCTCATCTTTTTGCTCGTTTTGCTGCCTAGCCTTTATCTTAGCGATCTCCTCGTCAAGGTAGCTATATTTATCTTGTGGCTCTTGTAGCTTAGCTTGAGACTCTGGCTTTGGGGCTGAAATTTGCGTCTTAGCATTTACGATCTTGATTTTTTTACCAAAAATTGTATGTAAAATTTCATGCATTACGCCCCAGCTTTTTTTGAAAAATGCCAGCTCATCGCCAGTTGCATTGACGATTAGTCCAAGCTCATTTTCATTTAAAAAGCTAAAACTTATGTGATTTTTAAAAATTTCTCCAAGCTCAAAGCTTCTATCATAAATTTTTGCCACAAACTGCTCGTATGGCGTCTTTGGCGCCTCTTTTACGGCTAAAATTTGCTCACTCACGCCAGCTTTTGGCTCGATCACAGCCACGCTAGGCTCGCTCTTAGCAAGCTTTATAGCTTCATCGATATCTTGTAAATTTAGCGCTTCTATCATCATAAAAAGCATAAGCATGAGCACAAAGCCGTTGTCGCTTGATACGCTTAGCATCGACTTTGCCTGCGCCAAAATCCTAAAAAATCTCTCATATATAAGAAGTGAAAATTTTGGGTCGTTGTCTAAAAATCTCTGCTTTAAATTTGCCAAAATTTCATCTATGATCATCTCTGGCTCATAGGTTTCAAGCTCAGTCACAAGCACTCTAATGGCGTTTTTATCGGCATTCGCGACGTGTTCGATGATCTGCTCGATCCTACTTGGATCAAGAAGTCCAAGCATCTCCGCCACGCTTGATTTTGTGATATTGCCAGCGCCATAAATGATAGCTTGATCAAGCAGCGTTAGCGTATCTCTTAGCGAACCGCCGCCGCTTCTAGCTAGTATCTCAAGTGCCTCCCTCTCGTAGCTCACGCCCTCTTTGCTAAGGATAAATTCAAGATGTTTTACGATCTCATATCTGCTTATCTGCTTAAATCTAAAATGCTGCGTTCTTGAAAGCACCGTCGTTGGTAGCTTGAGCGGGTCGGTGGTAGCAAGTATAAATTTAACATAGCTTGGCGGCTCTTCTAGCGTTTTAAGAAGGGCATTAAACGCCTCTTTTGTTAGCATATGCACTTCGTCGATGATGAAAATTTTATATCTAGCAGCCGTAGGAGCGTATTTTGTCTGCTCGATGAGCTCTCTTATATCGTCGATCTTTCTGTGGCTAGCTGCGTCCATCTCGATGATATCCATGTGGCGCGACTCGTTTGCCATCACGCACTGCGCGCAAACCTCGCAAGGCCTAGAAGTTGGCCCTTTCTCGCAAACCAAAGCCTTTGCAAATATCCTAGCGCTTGATGTCTTGCCGCTTCCCCTAAGGCCTGAAAACAAATAAGCATGGCTCACTCTATTTTCGTCAAGTGCGTGGGTTAGGCTCTTGCTTACGGCTTCTTGTCCGATGAGCTCATCAAAATTTTTTGGTCGATATTTTAGGGCTAGTGCTTGCAACTGCTTTCCTTTTTGCAATTTTAATTTGCTGATTTTATAAAAAAAGGCATAAATTTATGGTTATGATAAAGTTAAATTTCGCTAAATTTAAGCCAAACTTTAGCGAAAAGGATAAATTTGCAAGCATTTATATCTGGATTTTTCACCTCTTTATCGCTCATTTTAGCCATTGGCGCGCAAAACGCATTTGTCCTAAAACAGGGCATCAAAAGAGAAAATATCTTTATCATCTGCCTTATTTGCGCCATTAGCGACGCCCTCTTGATCTTTGCAGGGGTTTTTGGGCTTGGTAGCCTCGTGCAAAACTTTTCCATCATCAAGCAAATCGCCCTATATGGTGGCTTTTTATTTTTGCTTTTTTACGCACTAAAGAGCTTTCACACATGCTTTTTTAAGGACCTTAGCATGGATACTAGCGGCGAAAATGTGAAATCAAATTTAAAGAAAAACATCCTTTTAACGCTCGCATTTACTTGGCTAAACCCTCACGTCTATCTTGACACGATGATCCTAATAGGCTCGGTTTCGACTAAATTTAAAGATGAAAATTTGATATTTGGCGTGGGAGCTAGCCTTGCCTCATTTTGCTTTTTCTTCGCACTTGGCTATCTGGCTAGGTTTTTAGCGCCCATTTTTGCAAGGCCCATCTCTTGGAAAATTTTAGAGTTTTTTGTCGGCCTCATCATGCTCGCCCTTGCTTTCATGCTCATTTTTGCTAGCTTCTAGCCTCTTTTTTAGCGCCTCTTTTTTGCGAAGTTCGAGCTGGTAGGCTTCATTTAGCGCGTCTTCGCCATCTAAATTTGCTCCGTCTAAAAATTTGCGGTAGTCTTCAAACTGCCTATTTTTTATCCCCCAAAGCACGCCAAAAAGCAGGGCTGCCCCCATCAAAACCGAGATAAAAACAAGCATCGCAAGAGTCGTTGTATCCACTATTTATCCTTAAATTTTCTAACTATAAAAAGCGAGTTTAGTATGACGCTTAGCGAGCTTGCCGACATGAAAAGCGCGGCAAAGAGCGGCATGACGTAGCCACAGACAGCAAATGGCAGGCTAAGGGCGTTATAAAGCAGGCAAAAGAGTAAATTTTGCTTTATCGTTTTATAGGTGAATTTTGAAATTTTCACCGCTTTTGAAAGGCTTTGCAGGCTATCATCAAGTAGCACCACGTCGCTTTTCTCTAAGCTCACCGCGGCACCACTTCCCATACAAATAGCCACGTGAGCAAGGCTAAGCGCGGCTGCGTCGTTTATGCCGTCTCCTACCATCAGCACGTTTTTGTCCTGCTGCTTAAGCCCAGCTATAAATTTAGCCTTTTCATCAGGCAGCATCCCTGCCCTAAACTCGCTCACATCAAGCTCATCTGCCACGTTTTTTACCACATTTTGCACGTCGCCACTTAGGATACACACCTTCATACCAGCACTCTTTAGCTCATCTATCAAAGCCTTTGCCTCGGGCTTTACGCTATCTTTTAGGTAAAATTTAGCCACCAGCTCGCCCTGCTTGCCCACAAAAAAGCTCACATTTTCTTCGCTCTCATCAAATTTCACCCCATTTTCAGCCAAAAAGCGCCTACTTCCAGCCACAAAACGCTCACCCAAAATATCAGCGCTAACTCCCTTTGCCACGCTTAAATTTGCATTTTCAAGCTCAACTTTTTTTGCGCCTTTTTGCTTTAAAAACTCGGCCACCGCCACGCTTATTTGGTGGTTTGAGATGAGGCAAAGCGAGTAAATTTTATCAATACTCACGCTCTCTTTTATAAAAAACTCGCTCACTTCAAATTTAGCCTTTGTGAGCGTCCCAGTCTTGTCAAATACCGCCACATCGCACTTTGCAAGGCTTTCAAAAAATTTAGCCTCCTTAAAAAGCACCTTGTTTTTAAAGGCAACCCCAAGGGCGCAAACGCTGCTAACTGGCGTGGCAAGAGCAAGCGCACAAGGGCAAGCGATCACGATGACGCTCACGGCTGTCACCACCGCTTCTGAAAAGCTAAATTTAAAGTACCAAAACCAAAATGTAAAAAACGCTAGAACAAGCACGCCAAGAGAGAATTTCGAGGCGATTTTATTGACTGCTAGCTCGATATTTGGCTTTTTTAGCTCTGCGTTCTGAAGTAAATTTATAAGCTTATTAAGGTATGAGTTTTTAAAAATTTGCCTTGCCTCATAGACGATCTGCCCGTTTAGACAGACAACGCCACTTTTTACCTCGCCCCCAGAGCTTAGTAAAAGTGGCAAACTCTCACCTGTTAAGCTTGAGCTATCCACGCTCGCCTCGCCACTAAGCACCACCCCATCAAGCAGCGCTCTCTCGCCTGATCTAAGCACGATCTTTTCGCCTAAATTTACATCCTTTGGCTCTTTTAAAATGTCCTTGCCATCTTCTAAAACGCACACTTTTGCAAGCAGCATATCACTTAAGAAATTTGAGGTCTCAAGCGCCTTTTTCTTGCCTAAAATTTCTAAAAATTTACCGATAAAAACAAAGGTTATGATCATCGCAACCGAGTCAAAATAACTCTCGCCGCTTCTCGTAAGCATCGCAAAAATCGAGTAGATATATGTTATGCTAGCCCCAGTAATAACGAGCAGGTCCATATTTGGCGAGGCATTTTTAATGGCGATTTTTGCCCCCTTAAAAAACTCGCTACCAGTATAGAAAAGCACAGGCGTTGCCAGTACAAACTGCGCGAAACTTAGCAGATCCTTCACGTCGCTTCTGATACCGCTAAAGTAGCCGCCATACTGCGCGATCGCCAGCCACATGATATTCATCGTGGCGAAGACGCCA
Above is a window of Campylobacter concisus DNA encoding:
- a CDS encoding DNA polymerase III subunit gamma/tau yields the protein MQALALKYRPKNFDELIGQEAVSKSLTHALDENRVSHAYLFSGLRGSGKTSSARIFAKALVCEKGPTSRPCEVCAQCVMANESRHMDIIEMDAASHRKIDDIRELIEQTKYAPTAARYKIFIIDEVHMLTKEAFNALLKTLEEPPSYVKFILATTDPLKLPTTVLSRTQHFRFKQISRYEIVKHLEFILSKEGVSYEREALEILARSGGGSLRDTLTLLDQAIIYGAGNITKSSVAEMLGLLDPSRIEQIIEHVANADKNAIRVLVTELETYEPEMIIDEILANLKQRFLDNDPKFSLLIYERFFRILAQAKSMLSVSSDNGFVLMLMLFMMIEALNLQDIDEAIKLAKSEPSVAVIEPKAGVSEQILAVKEAPKTPYEQFVAKIYDRSFELGEIFKNHISFSFLNENELGLIVNATGDELAFFKKSWGVMHEILHTIFGKKIKIVNAKTQISAPKPESQAKLQEPQDKYSYLDEEIAKIKARQQNEQKDEPASEPAAPETRVNTLSQPQNDFAKELMSLSQSKSPEELKKQREEGVIKEANRLFGQPEVQNS
- a CDS encoding LysE/ArgO family amino acid transporter, with protein sequence MQAFISGFFTSLSLILAIGAQNAFVLKQGIKRENIFIICLICAISDALLIFAGVFGLGSLVQNFSIIKQIALYGGFLFLLFYALKSFHTCFFKDLSMDTSGENVKSNLKKNILLTLAFTWLNPHVYLDTMILIGSVSTKFKDENLIFGVGASLASFCFFFALGYLARFLAPIFARPISWKILEFFVGLIMLALAFMLIFASF
- the ccoS gene encoding cbb3-type cytochrome oxidase assembly protein CcoS codes for the protein MDTTTLAMLVFISVLMGAALLFGVLWGIKNRQFEDYRKFLDGANLDGEDALNEAYQLELRKKEALKKRLEASKNEHESKGEHDEADKKL
- a CDS encoding heavy metal translocating P-type ATPase, which translates into the protein MKCRCAHCKQSFDESAMIEARGGLKFCCVGCKGVYEILNESGFGEFYERLGKNTLNPASSGVNVKNLAANFSELVTKEGEFSKISLLIDGITCSACIWLLEKALFSLPGILEVNINSLSQKAVIVYDEQELLVEQIIEKIYAVGYTPKAYAASQKEDELVKKRRNFYAKALVGVFATMNIMWLAIAQYGGYFSGIRSDVKDLLSFAQFVLATPVLFYTGSEFFKGAKIAIKNASPNMDLLVITGASITYIYSIFAMLTRSGESYFDSVAMIITFVFIGKFLEILGKKKALETSNFLSDMLLAKVCVLEDGKDILKEPKDVNLGEKIVLRSGERALLDGVVLSGEASVDSSSLTGESLPLLLSSGGEVKSGVVCLNGQIVYEARQIFKNSYLNKLINLLQNAELKKPNIELAVNKIASKFSLGVLVLAFFTFWFWYFKFSFSEAVVTAVSVIVIACPCALALATPVSSVCALGVAFKNKVLFKEAKFFESLAKCDVAVFDKTGTLTKAKFEVSEFFIKESVSIDKIYSLCLISNHQISVAVAEFLKQKGAKKVELENANLSVAKGVSADILGERFVAGSRRFLAENGVKFDESEENVSFFVGKQGELVAKFYLKDSVKPEAKALIDELKSAGMKVCILSGDVQNVVKNVADELDVSEFRAGMLPDEKAKFIAGLKQQDKNVLMVGDGINDAAALSLAHVAICMGSGAAVSLEKSDVVLLDDSLQSLSKAVKISKFTYKTIKQNLLFCLLYNALSLPFAVCGYVMPLFAALFMSASSLSVILNSLFIVRKFKDK